The Trichoplusia ni isolate ovarian cell line Hi5 chromosome 20, tn1, whole genome shotgun sequence genome includes the window CTCACTTCATCACTAATCTTAAAGGTAAGTCTCTagtataatgaattaaaacattatctGAAATAATATCCttcttaatattatcaaaactcTTTTGACATTCCTTAGTCcaataaaatttagaatttttctGTAACAAATCATATACAGGCTTAAGTTTCATTGAtaccttattaataaatttaccataataatttacCATACCGAGCCAAGAACGAACTTCTGCAACATTTGTAGGAACAGGTGCATTTATAATAGACTCCACTTTGGACATATCCTTTGATAATccatttttagaaatataatgacctaaatatttaattttaggttgCATAAACtcacatttacttttatttaaacgaaTACCTACTTCCTTGAATCttcttaaaacctcttttaaattttctaaatgttCTTCATCGTTGGAGCCTGTGACTATTACATCATCGATAAAATTGACCACACCTTTAGCACctaacaaaactttttcaagtttattttgaaaaatagaaCTGGCAGGTTTTGTACCATATGGCAATCTATTAACTCGATAAATACCTTTAGGTGTTGACCATGCTAAAAGTTCACTAGTCTCCTTGCTTAAACATAAATGATTGTATGCATTTCTCAAATCTAATTTTGAGAATGATGTACCACCTTGTAACGCAGTAAAAATGTCCTCAATCCTTGGTAAAGGATGGTTAACATCTTTAATATGCTTATTAACTGTAACTTTGTAATTTGCACAtaaccttattttattattttcctttaaaacagGGACTAATGGTGTTCCCCACTGGGATGTTTCTGCCTTAGAAATAACACCTTCTTTTTCTAGTCTGGTGAGTTCGGCCTCAACTTGGTCTTTAAAAGCATGGGGTACTGGCTTTGGTTTATGAAAAATAGGTTTTACATCTTTGTCAATTAATTCTAATGTTACTTCTTCCCCTTTAATAATGCCTAACTCATTTTTGAATAGTGTATCATATTCCTTTAATATGGACTGCAATTTTTCCTCAGTACTTTGTACACAATTAACTGACAAAAGTTTAGAAATATCTAATTTGAATTTCTGTATTAAATCTCtaccaaataaaattttacaaccaTTTTTCACTACCATTATTTTGCACTTAACTTCGctgtcatttaatttaattttacaattaatttcccCTACCGGTTTTAATATTTGACCATTATATGTTTTCAGCTCAATGTTGGAATGTTGCAACTTAATATGAGAAAATTTTGACAAGTAAATTCTTTCAGGTAGACATGAAATTGCAGCGCCTGTGTCCAATTCCATTTGgacttgtttattttcaatgtaaccTTGAATTGAAATAGGtgaaacataattaacataTGCTACATTTTGCTGaatagtaaaaatatcaatactgTTGTTGCTAACCTCTTCCTCTTTAGTATCAACACTATGGGTTTGAGCCTTGCTCTTACAAACAACCGCTAAATGACCTGTCTTCTCACAATTTTTACACTTATAGGACTTATACTTGCACTTAGAAAAATTATGATTAGGTTTACCGCAATGAATACATTTCAACCGCTCTCCGGTTTCCTTTTCCGGCTTCTTCGCTTGCTTGTGCGTGCTCTGCTTGCTATTACTG containing:
- the LOC113503971 gene encoding uncharacterized protein K02A2.6-like, with protein sequence MANNFVIEPYKQDGDISCFLERIEEYFEANDTIDEKKKCSILLISLQEDVYRIIKNMCHPKVPKELSYKELQEKLKLRFEKRVSFFRKRIEFDRMFQQEGEKVAEWYSRAVHQVARGRQAKPSNSKQSTHKQAKKPEKETGERLKCIHCGKPNHNFSKCKYKSYKCKNCEKTGHLAVVCKSKAQTHSVDTKEEEVSNNSIDIFTIQQNVAYVNYVSPISIQGYIENKQVQMELDTGAAISCLPERIYLSKFSHIKLQHSNIELKTYNGQILKPVGEINCKIKLNDSEVKCKIMVVKNGCKILFGRDLIQKFKLDISKLLSVNCVQSTEEKLQSILKEYDTLFKNELGIIKGEEVTLELIDKDVKPIFHKPKPVPHAFKDQVEAELTRLEKEGVISKAETSQWGTPLVPVLKENNKIRLCANYKVTVNKHIKDVNHPLPRIEDIFTALQGGTSFSKLDLRNAYNHLCLSKETSELLAWSTPKGIYRVNRLPYGTKPASSIFQNKLEKVLLGAKGVVNFIDDVIVTGSNDEEHLENLKEVLRRFKEKNSKFYWTKECQKSFDNIKKDIISDNVLIHYTRDLPLRLVMK